In the genome of Gadus chalcogrammus isolate NIFS_2021 chromosome 21, NIFS_Gcha_1.0, whole genome shotgun sequence, one region contains:
- the LOC130374797 gene encoding protein lin-9 homolog: MAEMDQLLDESSSAEALVSLKEGSLSNSINEKNSFPRAHNTRGRNSSLTMDTPTRSSKRSRLFRDEEEQQQQLQPQQRGASKSPRRSQRVTTTPQKFSTVTTPDKKASQKIGLRLRNLLKLPKAHKWCIYEWFYSNIDRLLKKPCTVRS, encoded by the exons ATGGCGGAGATGGACCAGCTGTTAGATGAGA GCTCCTCGGCTGAGGCACTTGTTAGTCTGAAAG AGGGTAGTTTGTCCAACAGTATAAATGAGAAAAACAGCTTCCCCAGGGCTCACAACACAAGAGGACGAAATTCCTCGCTGACAATGGACACG CCCACGCGGAGCTCCAAGAGGAGTCGACTCTTTcgggatgaggaggagcagcagcagcagctgcagccacAGCAGCGAGGCGCTTCCAAGTCTCCCCGGAGGAGTCAGAgggtcaccaccacaccacag AAGTTTTCCACCGTCACAACTCCAGACAAGAAGGCATCGCAGAAAATCGGTCTCCGATTAAGGAACCTCCTCAAGTTACCGAAGGCTCATAAATGGTGCATCTACGAATGGTTCTACTCAAACATCGACAG GTTGCTGAAAAAGCCCTGCACCGTGCGCTCGTGA